The following proteins are co-located in the Cupriavidus pauculus genome:
- a CDS encoding LysR family transcriptional regulator: MRRLCPSMTELVAFEAAARHSSFTVAARELHVTQGAVSKQVRSLEAFLGVELFERVRQRLLLTEAGARYLERIGPSLAAIESASVELIARQGRGGILHIASMPTLGAKWLIPRLPQFFARHPEVTLEFVPHAQGYDFSQPDLDAAIRFGDGVWPGTQADYMTGREVLPVCRPGLLVHEPDGVAKTPAALLRYPLLHHTTVPEAWPDWLAALGISTREAWAGARFDQFTLLTQAAMSGLGIALIPRCLIEEELATGTLIVAHPARVLARKGYYLCYPEQKAHLPALQTFRQWVMEGVDVVA; the protein is encoded by the coding sequence ATGCGGCGCTTATGTCCGTCGATGACCGAACTGGTGGCTTTCGAGGCGGCGGCGCGGCATAGCAGTTTTACGGTGGCGGCCCGCGAGCTGCATGTGACGCAGGGCGCCGTCAGCAAGCAGGTACGAAGCCTGGAGGCGTTTCTGGGCGTCGAGCTGTTCGAGCGGGTGCGCCAGCGGCTGCTGCTGACCGAGGCCGGCGCCCGCTACCTGGAGCGGATCGGCCCGAGCCTGGCGGCCATCGAGTCGGCCAGCGTGGAGTTGATCGCGCGGCAGGGGCGCGGCGGCATCCTGCATATCGCCAGCATGCCGACGCTGGGCGCCAAATGGCTGATCCCCCGGCTGCCGCAGTTCTTTGCCCGGCATCCCGAAGTCACCCTGGAATTCGTGCCGCACGCGCAGGGCTACGACTTTTCCCAGCCCGATCTGGACGCGGCCATCCGCTTTGGCGACGGCGTCTGGCCCGGCACGCAGGCCGACTACATGACTGGGCGCGAAGTATTGCCGGTCTGCCGGCCTGGCCTGCTCGTGCACGAGCCCGACGGCGTGGCCAAAACGCCAGCGGCGCTGCTGCGTTATCCGCTGCTGCACCATACGACGGTGCCCGAGGCGTGGCCCGACTGGCTGGCCGCGCTGGGCATCTCCACGCGCGAAGCCTGGGCCGGCGCGCGCTTCGACCAGTTCACGCTGCTCACGCAGGCGGCCATGTCGGGGCTGGGCATCGCGCTGATCCCGCGCTGCCTGATCGAGGAGGAACTGGCCACCGGCACGCTGATCGTCGCGCATCCGGCGCGCGTGCTGGCCCGCAAGGGGTATTACCTGTGCTATCCGGAGCAGAAGGCGCACCTGCCGGCGCTGCAGACGTTCCGGCAGTGGGTGATGGAAGGCGTGGACGTCGTCGCGTGA
- a CDS encoding vWA domain-containing protein: protein MLIDFFFSLRHAKLPVSVKEYLTMLEALRAQVISPSIDEFYYLSRMTLVKDEKHFDKFDQTFAAYFQGVQSLVDGKSDIPLDWLQKTLERELSAEEKAKIEAMGGLDKLMERLRQLLDEQKEKHEGGNKWIGTGGTSPFGHGGYNPEGIRIGGPSKGNRTAIKVWESRAYKDYDDQVELGTRNIKVALRRLRRFAREGADTELDLDDTIHATAANAGLLDIKLRPERHNKVKVLMLMDVGGSMDDHIKRVEELFSAAKTEFKHLEYYYFHNCLYDYVWKNNRRRHAEKIATWDLMHKYTPDYKVIFVGDATMSPYEILQPGGSVEYNNPEAGAVWLNRMIEQFPRFVWLNPEPEGLWQYRQSITVINQIMKNRMYPVTLAGLEEAMKVLTK, encoded by the coding sequence ATGCTGATCGACTTCTTCTTCTCGCTGCGCCACGCCAAGCTGCCCGTATCGGTCAAGGAATACCTGACGATGCTCGAAGCGCTGCGCGCCCAGGTGATCTCGCCGTCGATCGACGAGTTCTACTACCTGTCGCGCATGACGCTGGTCAAGGACGAGAAACATTTCGACAAGTTCGACCAGACCTTCGCCGCGTACTTCCAGGGCGTGCAGAGCCTGGTGGACGGGAAGAGCGACATCCCGCTGGACTGGCTGCAGAAGACGCTGGAACGCGAGCTGTCGGCCGAGGAGAAGGCGAAGATCGAGGCCATGGGCGGCCTGGACAAGCTCATGGAGCGGCTCAGGCAGCTGCTGGACGAGCAGAAGGAAAAGCACGAGGGCGGCAACAAGTGGATCGGCACCGGGGGCACGTCGCCGTTCGGCCACGGCGGCTACAACCCCGAGGGCATCCGCATCGGCGGGCCGTCCAAGGGCAACCGCACCGCGATCAAGGTCTGGGAAAGCCGCGCCTACAAGGACTACGACGACCAGGTGGAACTGGGCACGCGCAACATCAAGGTGGCGCTGCGCCGGCTGCGCCGCTTTGCGCGCGAGGGCGCCGACACCGAGCTGGACCTGGACGACACCATCCACGCCACGGCCGCCAACGCCGGCCTGCTCGACATCAAGCTGCGGCCCGAGCGCCACAACAAGGTCAAGGTGCTGATGCTGATGGACGTGGGCGGCTCGATGGACGACCACATCAAGCGCGTGGAGGAGCTGTTCTCGGCCGCCAAGACCGAGTTCAAGCACCTGGAGTACTACTACTTCCACAACTGCCTGTACGACTACGTCTGGAAGAACAACCGGCGCCGCCACGCCGAAAAGATCGCCACGTGGGACCTGATGCACAAGTACACGCCCGACTACAAGGTGATCTTCGTCGGCGACGCGACGATGAGCCCCTACGAGATCCTGCAGCCGGGCGGATCGGTCGAGTACAACAATCCGGAGGCCGGCGCGGTCTGGCTGAACCGGATGATCGAGCAGTTCCCGCGCTTCGTCTGGCTCAATCCCGAGCCGGAGGGCCTGTGGCAGTACCGCCAGTCGATCACGGTCATCAACCAGATCATGAAGAACCGGATGTATCCGGTAACGCTGGCCGGGCTGGAAGAAGCCATGAAGGTGCTGACCAAGTAA